In Bacillus sp. Cs-700, one genomic interval encodes:
- the comGA gene encoding competence type IV pilus ATPase ComGA has protein sequence MLNIEEKGKDIIKQAMEVGASDVHFHPKEKGAAIQFRVDNRLYDALWLPMSVAEKLLSHFKFLSGMDIGEKRRPQNGAMDMILYPRKLHLRLSTIPTPYHESLVIRILPQDETHSFKELFLFPSIANRLLQIVSCNSGLFMITGPTGSGKTTTMYSLLQTLSVKRHRRVLTIEDPIEKRNPDFIQMEVNEKAGLSYYEGFKAGLRHDPDILVVGEIRDEQTAQLAIRASMTGHLVVSTLHTGSTLECIPRLLEFGIPLHNITQTLRGVATQRLVPLKCPYCDVCSLECLKRRTRRKLAVVEILAGLHLQKALDYPELLTIPGQSTIKDYILRAYALGYIQKETVEKELGLFNRETIQMEA, from the coding sequence TTGCTGAATATTGAAGAAAAGGGGAAAGACATTATCAAACAAGCGATGGAAGTGGGGGCATCTGATGTACATTTTCATCCGAAGGAGAAAGGTGCAGCCATTCAATTTCGGGTGGATAATCGTCTTTATGATGCTTTATGGTTACCAATGAGTGTCGCTGAAAAGCTATTGTCTCATTTTAAGTTTTTGAGTGGAATGGACATTGGTGAAAAACGTCGTCCTCAAAATGGTGCAATGGATATGATTCTTTACCCAAGAAAACTTCATCTCCGTCTCTCTACAATTCCAACTCCGTACCACGAAAGTCTCGTTATTCGTATTTTGCCACAAGATGAAACTCACTCCTTTAAAGAACTTTTTCTTTTTCCCTCAATTGCAAACCGACTTCTTCAGATTGTTAGTTGTAACAGTGGTTTATTTATGATCACTGGCCCTACTGGATCAGGTAAAACGACAACCATGTATTCCTTACTTCAAACGTTAAGCGTAAAGCGACATCGCCGTGTTCTTACAATAGAAGATCCGATCGAAAAGAGGAATCCTGATTTTATTCAAATGGAAGTGAACGAGAAGGCTGGACTTTCGTATTATGAGGGTTTTAAAGCGGGTTTAAGGCATGATCCTGATATTCTTGTCGTAGGAGAGATACGTGATGAACAAACGGCTCAACTCGCGATAAGAGCTAGTATGACTGGTCATTTGGTTGTCTCCACACTCCATACGGGAAGTACACTTGAATGCATTCCAAGATTACTCGAGTTCGGTATTCCACTTCATAACATCACCCAGACGTTAAGAGGCGTTGCAACTCAGCGGTTAGTACCTTTAAAGTGTCCCTATTGTGATGTGTGTTCTCTTGAATGTCTTAAGAGGAGAACTCGTAGAAAGCTTGCTGTTGTTGAAATCCTCGCAGGTCTCCACCTTCAAAAAGCCCTCGATTATCCAGAGCTTTTAACCATACCAGGCCAATCCACAATTAAAGATTACATTCTTAGAGCCTATGCCTTAGGCTATATTCAAAAAGAAACCGTAGAGAAGGAGTTGGGATTATTTAACCGTGAGACGATCCAAATGGAAGCTTGA